One window of the Shewanella maritima genome contains the following:
- a CDS encoding mechanosensitive ion channel family protein, which yields MNTDLRVELTSWLTSIGINAQPSDLLTTSIIIVVCLIVAAISYYLTHRFVVHGVNLVIKRSAVQWDDVFVSHGVFERLALFVPVLLLDLVVPIVLTEHELLSTFFDRGLSALLVFVAIRAAFAGLNAVDDISDINRVNRRIPVKSFVQLIKLFMFIIGLIVVVAILSDKSPVYFFSGLGVATGLVMLVFRDTILGFVAGIQLAANRMVSKGDWIQMDKYGADGEVTDVTLTTVKVQNWDKTITMIPAYALVSDAFKNWQGMSLSGGRRIKRSINIDISSIGFLTESDIERLGKVNCLKQYLPSIIAEISADNANVADAELMINGRHLTNIGTFRAYLQAYLEAHPKTHKGMTLMVRQLAPTAEGVPIELYIFTNDTVWFNYESIQADIFDHIFAILPEFGLRAFQQPSGSDFGALKPN from the coding sequence GTGAATACAGATCTTCGTGTCGAGTTAACCTCTTGGTTAACCAGTATCGGCATAAATGCCCAACCTTCTGATTTACTTACCACAAGCATCATTATTGTTGTATGCCTGATAGTTGCAGCTATCAGCTATTACTTAACCCACCGCTTTGTCGTGCATGGGGTTAATTTAGTGATCAAACGCAGCGCTGTACAGTGGGACGATGTGTTTGTTAGTCATGGTGTTTTTGAGCGTTTGGCGCTTTTTGTACCTGTGTTGCTGCTTGATTTAGTGGTACCAATTGTTCTAACTGAGCATGAGTTACTGAGTACATTTTTTGACCGTGGTTTAAGTGCGCTGCTGGTTTTTGTAGCGATTCGCGCGGCGTTTGCCGGCTTAAATGCGGTTGATGATATCTCTGATATCAATCGAGTGAATCGCCGCATTCCAGTGAAGAGCTTCGTGCAGCTGATCAAACTGTTTATGTTTATCATAGGTTTGATTGTGGTGGTGGCTATTTTGTCTGATAAATCACCCGTTTATTTCTTTAGTGGTTTAGGTGTTGCCACCGGTTTAGTGATGTTGGTGTTTCGCGATACGATTTTGGGCTTTGTTGCTGGTATTCAGCTAGCGGCTAACCGCATGGTGAGTAAGGGCGATTGGATTCAGATGGATAAGTATGGCGCTGACGGCGAGGTTACGGACGTCACCTTAACTACCGTAAAGGTACAAAATTGGGATAAGACTATTACCATGATCCCTGCTTATGCGCTGGTTTCAGATGCCTTTAAAAACTGGCAGGGTATGTCGCTTTCAGGCGGTCGCCGCATCAAGCGTTCAATCAATATCGACATTAGCAGCATCGGATTCTTAACTGAGTCAGATATTGAGCGCTTAGGTAAAGTTAATTGTTTGAAGCAATACCTGCCGAGCATCATCGCAGAGATTAGTGCAGATAACGCTAATGTGGCTGATGCTGAGTTAATGATTAACGGTAGACATTTGACCAATATTGGCACCTTTAGGGCTTATTTACAGGCGTATTTAGAGGCGCACCCGAAAACTCATAAAGGTATGACGCTAATGGTACGTCAATTAGCGCCGACGGCTGAAGGTGTGCCAATTGAGCTGTATATCTTCACTAACGATACTGTGTGGTTTAACTATGAGAGCATTCAGGCAGATATTTTTGACCATATTTTTGCCATCTTGCCAGAGTTTGGCTTACGCGCTTTCCAGCAGCCATCAGGTAGTGATTTTGGTGCGTTAAAGCCTAATTGA
- the yihA gene encoding ribosome biogenesis GTP-binding protein YihA/YsxC: MSESRIDFRQAKFLISAPDIAHLDEYLPGDVGVEIAFAGRSNAGKSSALNALTEQKNLARTSKTPGRTQLINVFALDDDRRLVDLPGYGFAKVPLAMKKKWQAALGEYLQKRRCLSGVVVLMDIRHPLKDLDMQMIEWAVASEIPVLALLTKSDKLAQSAKMKAVNKVRKELADFGDWVKVEPFSSTKGTGKPKVLGILNQWCHPDWLLEQTQEQE, from the coding sequence GTGTCAGAATCTCGTATTGACTTTCGCCAAGCAAAATTTTTAATTAGTGCCCCAGATATCGCCCATTTAGACGAATATTTGCCGGGTGATGTAGGTGTTGAGATTGCGTTTGCAGGTCGTTCAAATGCGGGTAAATCAAGTGCATTGAATGCCTTAACTGAGCAGAAAAACTTAGCTCGCACCAGTAAAACGCCTGGTCGTACTCAGTTGATTAATGTGTTTGCTTTAGACGATGACCGCCGTTTGGTTGATTTACCGGGATATGGATTTGCAAAAGTACCACTTGCGATGAAAAAGAAGTGGCAAGCGGCATTAGGTGAATATTTACAGAAGCGTCGATGCTTAAGTGGTGTAGTGGTATTAATGGATATTCGCCATCCACTCAAAGACTTAGACATGCAAATGATTGAGTGGGCAGTGGCGAGTGAAATTCCTGTTTTAGCCTTGCTAACTAAATCAGATAAATTGGCGCAAAGTGCCAAGATGAAAGCGGTAAACAAGGTGCGTAAAGAACTGGCTGATTTTGGCGATTGGGTGAAGGTGGAGCCGTTTTCATCAACTAAAGGAACAGGTAAACCTAAAGTGCTAGGCATTTTAAATCAGTGGTGTCACCCAGATTGGTTGCTGGAGCAAACGCAAGAACAAGAGTAA
- the yihI gene encoding Der GTPase-activating protein YihI, producing MARSRKTRKVSENAAKRAPRVKKADRKQVEGKKKDSGRKSGNRHNEALLKTQNANNAASASQDPRHGSKKPVSLTLPSSITEPLKPKAKQPKLTDEQKLLKLEEDPRLNKLLDMLEEGRSLSDTDQAWLDQQLDTIEQLMKRLGMDESEPEVETRKPASDDELFDRFESGEDLLNMYKD from the coding sequence ATGGCTCGCAGCAGAAAAACTCGCAAAGTTAGTGAAAACGCGGCAAAGCGCGCACCACGAGTAAAAAAAGCCGACCGCAAACAGGTTGAAGGCAAAAAGAAAGATTCAGGACGTAAGTCAGGCAATCGCCACAATGAAGCGCTGCTGAAAACGCAAAACGCTAACAATGCGGCATCTGCAAGCCAAGACCCACGCCATGGCAGCAAAAAGCCAGTTAGCTTAACCTTGCCAAGCAGTATTACTGAGCCACTAAAGCCAAAAGCTAAACAACCAAAACTCACTGACGAGCAGAAACTACTAAAGCTTGAGGAAGACCCAAGACTAAACAAGCTACTTGATATGCTTGAAGAAGGTCGCAGCCTAAGTGACACCGACCAAGCTTGGTTAGATCAACAGCTAGATACCATTGAGCAGCTGATGAAGCGCTTAGGTATGGACGAGTCTGAGCCAGAAGTCGAAACCCGCAAGCCAGCTAGCGATGATGAATTATTTGACCGCTTTGAAAGTGGTGAAGATCTGCTAAACATGTACAAGGACTAA
- a CDS encoding TonB-dependent receptor has translation MKYYSLVVALTLACLVAVPNAKANDDQQGYQPAVALLFDYVNTPSKMYGVTLAPRHYDRDYADWGYYIGYAKGQKTDLELQEPSEGYIQEYMWRFGVSYSMTEDFSIYFGATNYVYETNTTNNIVPLIEGGEPVWERSNDRYWGAEAGLRYRIANSFMIGAGYDTRTESAVISFGFTM, from the coding sequence ATGAAATATTATTCTTTAGTTGTCGCGCTCACCCTCGCTTGCCTAGTTGCAGTACCAAACGCTAAGGCTAATGATGACCAACAAGGTTATCAACCTGCAGTGGCGCTTCTTTTTGATTACGTGAATACTCCAAGCAAGATGTATGGCGTAACCCTTGCTCCTAGGCATTATGACCGTGACTACGCAGATTGGGGCTATTACATTGGTTATGCTAAAGGTCAAAAAACCGATCTAGAACTACAAGAGCCAAGTGAAGGTTACATTCAAGAATACATGTGGCGCTTTGGTGTTAGCTATAGCATGACCGAAGATTTCAGCATTTACTTTGGTGCAACCAACTATGTCTATGAAACCAACACCACCAATAATATCGTGCCATTGATTGAAGGTGGTGAACCAGTATGGGAGCGAAGCAATGACCGTTACTGGGGTGCAGAGGCGGGTCTACGCTACCGTATCGCTAACTCGTTTATGATTGGCGCCGGCTATGACACTCGTACTGAGTCAGCGGTTATTAGCTTTGGCTTTACCATGTAG
- a CDS encoding lysophospholipid acyltransferase family protein has protein sequence MMTALSRFILKLMGWRFEGELDADKPCIMAVGPHTSNWDFIIGIIGRSALGVRIHFLGKHQLFIPPWGWLFRAMGGSPVDRRKHNNLVDAVAQLYQQHDNYKLALAPEGTRSPVKRWKTGFYHIAVKANIDIVPVGLDFARKTIVLGERFTPTQNIETDMEQLMTFFRQIKGRHPKQIPTFKLED, from the coding sequence ATGATGACTGCACTATCTCGATTTATTTTAAAACTAATGGGTTGGCGCTTTGAGGGCGAGCTAGACGCTGACAAGCCTTGCATTATGGCTGTAGGGCCACACACCAGTAATTGGGACTTCATCATCGGAATAATAGGCCGCAGCGCTTTAGGTGTACGCATTCATTTCTTGGGTAAACACCAGCTATTTATACCGCCTTGGGGCTGGCTGTTTCGCGCCATGGGTGGCAGCCCAGTAGATCGCCGCAAACATAACAATCTCGTTGATGCTGTTGCCCAGCTTTACCAGCAACATGACAACTACAAGCTGGCGCTTGCTCCTGAAGGCACCCGTAGCCCAGTTAAGCGTTGGAAGACTGGCTTTTACCATATTGCCGTCAAAGCCAATATCGATATTGTTCCTGTAGGGCTCGACTTTGCACGCAAAACCATAGTCTTAGGTGAGCGCTTTACTCCTACTCAAAACATTGAGACCGATATGGAGCAGCTGATGACATTTTTCAGGCAAATAAAAGGCCGGCATCCCAAACAGATCCCGACCTTTAAACTTGAAGATTAA
- the polA gene encoding DNA polymerase I, translated as MATIPNNPLVLIDGSSYLYRAYYAPPHLTNSKGEATGAVYGVVNMLRSLLSRYNPSHVAVVFDAKGKTFRNDMYSEYKAQRPPMPDDLRSQIAPLHRIIRALGLPLIAIEGVEADDVIGTLARQASADGRATLISTGDKDMAQLVDDNVTLINTMTDTIMGPEEVTTKFGVGPELIIDYLALMGDKADNIPGLPGVGEKTALAMLTSVGSVDTLLANPDAVVDAGFRGAKSMPKKINDNAELLKLSYQLATIKLDVELEQTWQQLEIQPQNRDELVACYGEMEFKRWLAEVLDNKSGAATTATESEEAPSAKADIETEYQTIVTEAELDAWIEKLTQAELMAIDTETTSLNYMEAELVGLSFAVEAGKAAYVPVGHDYAGAPEQLSKQLVLDKLRPILEADKPAKVGQNLKYDISILANQGVKLKGIQFDTMLESYVFNSVASRHDMDGLALKYLGHKNISFEQIAGKGAKQLTFNQIDLETAGPYAAEDADITLRLHQHLWPRLEKQGELAKVFTELELPLINILSDIERNGVYIDSMLLSQHSQELAQKLDELEQKAYEIAGEKFNLASPKQLQGLFFEKLGYPIIKKTPKGAPSTSEEVLVELALDYPLPKIILEHRSLSKLKSTYTDKLPLMVNPVTGRVHTSYHQANAATGRLSSSEPNLQNIPIRTEEGRRIRQAFVAPEGKKILAADYSQIELRIMAHLSQDKGLLSAFAEGKDIHRATAAEVFGVHFEEVTSEQRRRAKAVNFGLIYGMSAFGLAKQLDIARAEAQSYIDTYFARYPGVLKYMEDTRAEAAELGYVSTLFGRRLYLPDIKDRNAMRRQAAERAAINAPMQGTAADIIKKAMISVANWIEQDTSGEITMLMQVHDELVFEVDADKADSLQAKVCELMAAAASLDVTLLAEAGIGDNWQQAH; from the coding sequence ATGGCAACGATCCCAAACAACCCACTGGTACTAATCGACGGCTCTTCATACCTTTACCGTGCTTATTATGCACCGCCACATTTAACCAACTCTAAGGGTGAAGCAACCGGTGCCGTATATGGCGTTGTCAACATGCTTAGAAGCCTACTTTCTCGTTACAACCCAAGTCATGTCGCTGTGGTATTTGACGCTAAGGGTAAGACTTTCCGTAACGACATGTACAGCGAATACAAAGCCCAGCGCCCACCTATGCCAGATGATCTGCGTAGCCAAATTGCGCCGCTACACCGCATTATCCGTGCGCTAGGTTTGCCTCTGATTGCCATTGAAGGCGTTGAAGCAGATGACGTTATCGGCACCCTTGCTCGTCAAGCAAGTGCAGACGGCCGTGCAACACTAATAAGCACTGGCGATAAAGACATGGCGCAATTGGTTGACGACAATGTCACCCTAATTAACACCATGACCGACACCATTATGGGTCCTGAAGAGGTAACCACCAAGTTTGGTGTTGGCCCTGAGTTAATCATCGATTACCTAGCCTTAATGGGCGACAAAGCTGACAACATTCCTGGCCTGCCGGGTGTGGGCGAGAAAACCGCTCTTGCCATGCTGACTAGCGTTGGCAGTGTCGATACCCTGCTGGCTAACCCTGATGCCGTTGTCGATGCCGGTTTCCGTGGTGCTAAATCGATGCCAAAGAAAATCAACGACAACGCCGAGCTGCTCAAACTGTCGTACCAGCTTGCTACCATTAAACTCGATGTAGAGCTAGAACAAACCTGGCAGCAACTAGAAATCCAACCACAAAACCGTGACGAGCTAGTGGCTTGTTATGGCGAGATGGAGTTCAAGCGCTGGTTAGCAGAAGTATTAGACAACAAATCTGGCGCTGCAACGACTGCAACTGAGTCAGAAGAAGCCCCAAGTGCAAAGGCAGATATAGAAACTGAGTACCAAACCATTGTTACTGAAGCAGAGCTTGATGCCTGGATTGAAAAATTAACCCAGGCAGAGCTAATGGCTATAGATACTGAAACCACTAGCCTCAATTATATGGAAGCTGAGCTAGTGGGATTATCGTTTGCCGTAGAAGCTGGCAAAGCAGCCTATGTACCAGTCGGCCACGACTACGCAGGCGCGCCAGAGCAGTTAAGCAAGCAGCTAGTGCTTGATAAATTGCGCCCTATTTTAGAGGCTGACAAACCAGCTAAAGTAGGCCAAAACCTTAAATACGACATCAGTATTCTTGCCAATCAAGGCGTGAAGCTTAAAGGTATCCAATTCGATACCATGTTGGAGTCGTACGTATTTAATTCTGTAGCATCGCGTCACGATATGGATGGTTTAGCACTTAAATATCTAGGGCATAAAAACATTAGCTTTGAGCAGATTGCCGGTAAAGGTGCGAAGCAGCTTACCTTTAATCAAATCGACTTGGAAACTGCTGGCCCATACGCAGCCGAAGATGCTGACATTACCCTGCGTTTGCATCAACACCTGTGGCCACGTCTTGAGAAACAAGGCGAGCTTGCCAAGGTGTTTACCGAGCTTGAATTGCCACTGATTAACATTTTGTCAGATATTGAGCGTAATGGCGTTTACATCGACTCTATGTTGCTAAGTCAGCACAGTCAGGAGCTTGCGCAAAAGCTAGATGAATTAGAGCAAAAGGCTTATGAGATTGCAGGCGAGAAGTTCAATCTAGCATCACCTAAGCAATTACAAGGCTTGTTCTTTGAAAAGCTTGGCTACCCGATTATCAAGAAAACCCCTAAAGGTGCACCATCAACTTCAGAAGAAGTGTTAGTTGAGTTAGCACTCGATTACCCGCTGCCAAAGATCATTCTCGAGCACCGCAGTTTATCTAAGCTAAAAAGCACCTATACCGACAAGCTACCGTTAATGGTCAACCCTGTTACTGGCCGCGTACATACCAGTTACCACCAAGCCAATGCGGCTACAGGTCGTTTGTCATCAAGTGAGCCAAACCTGCAGAATATTCCAATTCGCACCGAAGAAGGTCGCCGTATTCGCCAGGCATTTGTTGCACCTGAAGGTAAAAAGATTCTGGCCGCCGACTACTCGCAAATTGAACTGCGTATTATGGCGCACCTATCGCAAGACAAAGGCCTACTTAGCGCCTTTGCTGAAGGGAAAGACATTCACCGCGCGACCGCTGCGGAAGTATTTGGCGTTCACTTTGAAGAAGTGACTAGTGAGCAACGCCGCCGCGCTAAAGCGGTTAACTTTGGTTTGATTTACGGCATGTCTGCCTTTGGCTTGGCCAAGCAGCTTGATATTGCTCGCGCAGAAGCTCAGTCGTACATCGACACCTACTTTGCGCGCTACCCAGGTGTACTAAAGTACATGGAAGACACTCGCGCTGAAGCTGCTGAGCTTGGCTATGTATCAACCTTGTTTGGCCGCCGCTTGTATCTACCTGATATTAAAGATCGCAATGCAATGCGCCGTCAGGCCGCAGAGCGCGCTGCGATTAACGCGCCAATGCAAGGTACAGCTGCTGACATTATTAAAAAGGCAATGATTAGCGTAGCTAACTGGATTGAACAAGACACCAGCGGCGAGATCACCATGCTAATGCAAGTTCACGATGAGCTGGTATTTGAAGTCGATGCAGACAAAGCTGACAGCCTACAAGCTAAGGTTTGTGAGCTAATGGCCGCAGCCGCGAGCTTGGATGTTACATTGCTAGCCGAAGCTGGTATTGGTGACAACTGGCAGCAAGCTCACTAA
- a CDS encoding DUF2489 domain-containing protein: MSTFVIVIAVLILVALGGYAAYLLLKLKRQTQAQQQAQAEQQKLAHERRQSVLTDIRYIASAMLEERCELSEGVMRIGKLFDALSMSEQVQDDYPNLFKHYRLIESHPIKEARKALPKQQRMKLDFTRMKSEAELEQAILGEVKKISEFDEPALH, encoded by the coding sequence GTGTCTACATTCGTTATTGTTATTGCCGTTCTCATCCTTGTGGCACTCGGCGGCTACGCTGCTTATTTACTGCTAAAGCTTAAACGTCAAACCCAGGCACAGCAACAAGCTCAAGCTGAGCAACAAAAGCTAGCACATGAACGCCGCCAAAGCGTGTTGACCGATATTCGTTACATCGCTAGCGCCATGTTAGAAGAGCGCTGCGAGTTGTCTGAAGGCGTAATGCGCATAGGTAAACTGTTTGATGCCTTATCAATGTCAGAGCAAGTGCAAGACGACTACCCTAACCTGTTTAAACACTACAGACTCATTGAGTCACACCCGATTAAAGAAGCGCGTAAGGCTTTACCAAAACAGCAACGAATGAAACTTGATTTCACTCGCATGAAATCTGAGGCTGAGCTTGAACAAGCCATCTTAGGTGAGGTCAAAAAAATCAGTGAGTTTGACGAGCCAGCGCTGCACTAA
- a CDS encoding c-type cytochrome, whose translation MKKLALALSVLATMSSPAMAVEGNAEAGQAKSALCAACHGPDGNSMIDMYPKIAGQHANYLAKQLTDFQAAMKTGGKEGRMDPVMGGMTMTLTEQDIADLAAFYASQTQSTVDVADVPALGASLYKTGDAARGITACIACHGPDGNGTEAAGFPKVSGQHANYLKIQLTKFRDTNRNNDLNGMMQDVSKKLSDADIEALSKYISSIK comes from the coding sequence ATGAAAAAGTTAGCTCTTGCGCTGTCTGTACTCGCCACCATGTCATCACCTGCTATGGCTGTAGAAGGTAATGCTGAAGCTGGCCAAGCTAAATCAGCACTTTGTGCCGCCTGTCACGGGCCTGACGGCAACAGCATGATCGATATGTATCCAAAAATCGCTGGTCAACATGCTAATTACCTAGCAAAGCAATTAACTGATTTTCAAGCAGCAATGAAAACAGGCGGTAAAGAAGGTCGTATGGACCCAGTAATGGGCGGTATGACAATGACATTAACCGAGCAAGATATTGCCGACCTGGCAGCATTTTACGCTAGTCAAACTCAATCTACTGTTGACGTTGCAGATGTACCAGCATTAGGCGCATCACTATACAAAACAGGCGATGCAGCTCGCGGCATCACTGCTTGTATCGCATGTCACGGCCCTGACGGCAACGGAACTGAAGCTGCAGGCTTCCCAAAAGTGAGCGGTCAACATGCTAATTATTTAAAAATTCAGCTAACGAAGTTCCGCGATACAAATCGTAACAACGACTTAAACGGCATGATGCAAGATGTAAGTAAAAAGTTATCTGACGCTGATATCGAAGCATTATCTAAATATATATCAAGCATTAAGTAG
- a CDS encoding YybH family protein, translating into MKYCLAIGLFMYACFASAQPVEQIQSLFQKQTQAWNQGDVDDYMQSYWRSDKLQFVSRGELVYGWGELYRRYKKSYPNKAAMGELSFDIQSVKSLSDNSALVTGQWTLARDKDQPTGASTLLVERIDGQWLITHDHSSD; encoded by the coding sequence ATGAAGTATTGTTTAGCGATTGGCCTATTTATGTATGCTTGTTTTGCCAGTGCGCAACCAGTTGAGCAAATTCAATCCTTATTTCAAAAGCAAACTCAGGCTTGGAATCAGGGCGATGTTGACGATTACATGCAAAGCTATTGGCGCTCAGACAAGCTGCAATTTGTAAGCCGTGGTGAGCTGGTTTATGGCTGGGGTGAATTGTATCGTCGTTATAAGAAAAGTTACCCTAACAAAGCCGCCATGGGTGAGCTTAGTTTTGATATTCAAAGCGTTAAATCGCTGTCGGATAATTCAGCATTAGTGACTGGGCAATGGACGTTAGCGCGAGATAAAGACCAGCCAACTGGCGCATCGACCTTACTCGTTGAACGCATTGATGGTCAGTGGCTGATCACCCATGACCATTCGTCGGATTAA
- the hutH gene encoding histidine ammonia-lyase, translated as MAKLSLTLEPGTLSLAQLRQVSRHGVTMKLADSAIANINSSAELVQNVIREGRTVYGINTGFGLLANTKIAPDDLQLLQRSIVLSHAAGTGQYMQDETVRLMMVLKINSLSRGFSGIRLEVIEFLISLVNAGVYPCVPEKGSVGASGDLAPLSHMCLPLLGEGEMSYQGQIISAQEGLEIAGLKPLELAAKEGLALLNGTQASTALALEGLFNAEDLFASSSVVGAMSVEAAMGSRSPFDARIHEARGQQGQIDSAAIFRHLLGDESQISLSHVDCEKVQDPYSLRCQPQVLGACLTQIRQAAEVLAVEANGVTDNPLVFQDTGDIISGGNFHAEPVAMAADNLAIAIAELGSIAERRIALLIDSSLSKLPPFLVDNGGVNSGFMIAQVTAAALASENKTFAHPGSVDSLPTSANQEDHVSMATFAARRLRDMSDNTRGVLAVELLAAAQGLDFRAPLEPSKAVAAAKAELRELVAFYDKDRYFAPDIDNATDLLNTASFNQYLPAHMLASF; from the coding sequence ATGGCTAAGTTATCGCTTACCCTGGAGCCAGGGACATTATCGTTAGCGCAGCTGCGCCAAGTAAGCCGTCATGGCGTGACAATGAAACTTGCTGATAGCGCGATTGCGAACATCAACTCAAGTGCGGAGCTGGTACAAAATGTTATCCGCGAAGGTCGCACTGTTTACGGCATTAATACCGGCTTTGGCTTGCTAGCTAATACTAAGATTGCGCCTGATGACTTGCAGTTGCTGCAACGCTCCATTGTGTTGTCTCATGCCGCAGGTACCGGTCAGTACATGCAAGATGAAACAGTGCGCTTGATGATGGTATTAAAGATCAACTCGCTAAGCCGCGGCTTTTCAGGTATTCGCCTTGAAGTCATTGAGTTTCTTATCTCGCTGGTTAACGCTGGCGTGTACCCTTGTGTGCCAGAGAAAGGCTCTGTCGGTGCATCTGGTGACTTAGCGCCACTATCTCATATGTGTTTGCCACTACTTGGTGAAGGCGAAATGAGCTACCAAGGGCAAATTATCAGCGCGCAAGAAGGACTGGAAATTGCCGGGCTTAAACCGCTTGAGCTGGCTGCCAAAGAAGGCTTAGCACTACTTAATGGTACTCAAGCATCGACGGCATTAGCGCTTGAAGGCTTATTCAACGCTGAAGACTTATTCGCATCAAGCTCAGTCGTTGGCGCTATGAGTGTTGAAGCGGCAATGGGCAGTCGTAGCCCATTTGATGCACGTATTCATGAGGCTCGTGGTCAGCAAGGGCAAATCGACTCAGCTGCTATTTTCCGTCACTTATTAGGTGATGAGTCGCAGATTAGTCTAAGTCATGTTGATTGTGAAAAGGTGCAAGATCCTTATTCGCTGCGCTGTCAGCCACAGGTACTAGGGGCATGTTTGACCCAAATTCGTCAGGCTGCTGAAGTACTGGCTGTTGAGGCCAATGGCGTTACCGACAACCCGTTAGTATTCCAAGATACTGGCGACATTATCTCGGGTGGTAACTTCCACGCAGAACCTGTTGCTATGGCAGCAGATAATCTGGCGATAGCCATTGCCGAACTTGGCTCGATTGCTGAGCGTCGCATTGCGTTATTGATTGATTCAAGCCTTTCGAAATTACCACCATTTCTGGTGGATAACGGCGGGGTAAACTCAGGCTTTATGATTGCTCAGGTAACTGCGGCTGCGCTTGCTTCTGAGAACAAAACTTTTGCTCACCCAGGCTCGGTAGATAGTTTGCCGACCTCAGCAAACCAAGAAGATCATGTATCGATGGCAACCTTTGCAGCCCGCCGCCTGCGTGACATGAGTGATAACACTCGCGGCGTACTTGCTGTTGAGCTGCTAGCGGCTGCGCAAGGCTTAGATTTTAGAGCGCCATTAGAGCCGAGTAAGGCTGTGGCTGCAGCGAAAGCTGAGTTACGTGAGCTAGTGGCGTTTTACGACAAAGACCGCTATTTTGCGCCAGATATCGACAACGCGACCGACTTACTCAACACGGCAAGCTTTAATCAATACTTACCAGCGCATATGCTCGCTAGCTTTTAG
- a CDS encoding class I SAM-dependent methyltransferase produces MSLCPLCSHQADFFIQDKKRAFYLCLHCGLVFAAPSSHLLPNVERQRYGRANKAAKQKQLSQFVFPLLAQITQQQPQTHLTGLNFGRVLDENSIDEINAAGHTLNQYDPFFAANPEVLKQDYDFVCCYRVFEHFRSPQKEWRLLSQLVRPGGWLAISTPLLSNLNQFAKWHYKTNPTHVSFYQQATFEYMAAVSGFDLLFASKDFILMQKPSESDIKRNPI; encoded by the coding sequence ATGAGCCTTTGCCCTCTTTGTAGCCACCAAGCTGACTTTTTCATCCAAGACAAAAAGCGTGCTTTTTACCTATGCCTACATTGCGGACTTGTATTCGCTGCGCCAAGCTCTCATCTTCTACCGAACGTTGAACGCCAACGCTATGGACGGGCCAATAAGGCCGCCAAGCAAAAGCAACTTTCACAATTTGTATTCCCACTATTAGCGCAAATTACTCAGCAACAACCTCAAACTCATCTTACTGGCCTTAATTTTGGTCGGGTGTTAGATGAAAACAGCATTGACGAAATTAATGCTGCAGGGCACACCTTAAATCAATACGATCCATTTTTTGCAGCCAACCCAGAGGTACTCAAACAAGACTATGATTTTGTTTGCTGCTACCGTGTGTTTGAACACTTTAGAAGCCCGCAAAAAGAATGGCGCTTGTTGTCACAGCTTGTGCGCCCTGGTGGCTGGTTAGCAATCAGCACTCCGCTACTGAGCAACCTCAACCAATTTGCTAAGTGGCACTATAAAACCAATCCGACTCATGTGAGTTTCTATCAGCAAGCAACCTTTGAATATATGGCCGCTGTCAGTGGTTTTGATCTATTATTTGCTTCAAAGGACTTCATTTTGATGCAAAAACCATCAGAATCTGATATAAAGCGCAACCCGATTTAG